One window of the Selenomonadales bacterium genome contains the following:
- the ilvE gene encoding branched-chain-amino-acid transaminase, with protein sequence MSQIIYLDGQFVTREEAKVSVYDHGLLYGDGIFEGLRVYNGRIFKLEEHIDRLYESAKAIMLTIPMNKQQMSDAHVETVRRNNMRDVYIRTLVTRGVGSLGIDPRSCARASVIIIVDKISLYPTEFYQKGIEVVTVATRRTAIDALSPRVKSLNYLGNVMAKIEVNRAGAFGGIMLNNEGYVTEGTADNIFVVKTGVLYTPPTHVGILQGITRDTIMELAARDGYTVREQVMTRHDLYVADEIFFTGSGAEVIPVINVDGRSIGDGKPGAITWHFINAYRTLVNSTGQPVF encoded by the coding sequence GTGAGCCAGATAATCTACCTCGATGGGCAGTTCGTGACGCGCGAGGAAGCAAAGGTTTCGGTGTATGACCATGGTTTGCTTTACGGCGACGGCATCTTTGAAGGGTTGCGGGTGTACAACGGGCGTATCTTTAAGCTAGAGGAACATATCGACCGACTTTACGAATCGGCCAAGGCAATTATGCTTACTATTCCTATGAACAAACAACAGATGAGCGACGCACATGTCGAGACTGTGCGGCGGAACAACATGCGCGATGTGTACATAAGGACCCTTGTAACCCGTGGCGTAGGAAGCCTAGGCATTGACCCGCGTTCCTGCGCGCGCGCTAGTGTGATTATTATTGTCGACAAGATTTCACTTTACCCCACCGAGTTCTACCAGAAGGGGATTGAGGTTGTCACCGTAGCAACCAGGCGTACTGCTATCGACGCGCTAAGTCCGCGCGTGAAGTCACTTAACTACCTAGGCAACGTCATGGCTAAAATCGAGGTCAACCGCGCCGGGGCATTCGGCGGAATTATGCTTAACAACGAGGGCTACGTTACAGAAGGAACTGCTGACAATATTTTCGTGGTAAAAACTGGCGTTCTGTATACACCGCCGACGCACGTAGGGATTCTCCAAGGCATCACACGGGACACGATCATGGAGTTGGCGGCGCGCGACGGCTACACAGTGCGAGAGCAAGTTATGACTCGCCACGACCTCTATGTGGCCGACGAAATCTTCTTTACCGGTAGCGGCGCTGAAGTTATCCCTGTCATTAACGTAGATGGCCGCAGCATCGGCGACGGCAAACCAGGCGCAATAACTTGGCACTTTATTAACGCCTATCGCACGCTCGTCAACTCAACCGGGCAGCCGGTTTTCTAG
- a CDS encoding 5'-nucleotidase C-terminal domain-containing protein translates to MKSSIFSRRLVALLTATVLVLSLFSGITAASAPTTVTIFYTNDIHARVASSATTLGYARIATLVQAERAANPNVLLLEAGDAFHGQSIANLSTGQAIVDIMNVMQYDAMVPGNHDFNFGQERLLELAGMARFPLLAANIEGSTLPSHVVRTVGGRRIAIIGIATPETAYKTHPRNVVGLTFRNPAESISRLVSSLRAQADLIVVLAHLGQDGDYTSRALARDVQGIDLIIDGHSHDFGAMQVGRTLIVQAGEFGNHLGRVDVVFDQSGVRMSNGLIEATQSTAVAQDARVLEVINRYNQQVNAIHAQVIGSTTVRLEGDRAVVRTAESNLGNLVTDAMLRVTGADFAVTNGGGIRASIPAGQVTRRHVFDVLPFGNLVVTQKIRGAQVLELLEISARLLPAQNGGFLQVAGLTYSIDSTREAGKRIHSVKVKGQVLQPDKEYTMATNDFLAAGGDGYALLAAVPVHAVMMSLEEALVEHIAALGGTVSAAIEGRITLAPMPTVVMLPPTEPKPETPPTPSVPPTAQPVEPVIHVVQPGDVLWRIAAKHNTTWEVLARHNRLKNPHLILPGQRLVIPPAA, encoded by the coding sequence ATGAAATCATCCATATTTTCCCGACGCCTGGTCGCGCTGCTAACGGCTACAGTGCTTGTTCTGTCGTTGTTCAGCGGAATTACGGCGGCCTCGGCGCCCACAACTGTCACTATCTTCTACACCAACGACATTCACGCTCGGGTTGCTTCTTCAGCCACCACCCTCGGGTACGCGCGCATAGCGACGCTTGTGCAGGCAGAACGCGCGGCCAATCCCAATGTTCTCTTGCTTGAGGCGGGCGACGCCTTTCACGGGCAATCCATCGCCAATTTGTCTACGGGACAAGCTATCGTCGATATCATGAACGTCATGCAGTACGACGCGATGGTCCCAGGTAACCATGACTTCAACTTTGGCCAGGAACGCCTACTTGAGCTTGCCGGCATGGCTAGGTTCCCCCTGCTTGCCGCGAACATCGAGGGCAGCACCCTCCCATCACACGTAGTCAGAACTGTGGGCGGTAGACGCATCGCCATTATTGGCATAGCTACGCCGGAGACTGCTTACAAGACCCACCCGCGCAATGTAGTCGGCCTCACCTTTCGCAACCCCGCCGAAAGCATCAGCCGTTTGGTGAGTTCGCTGCGAGCCCAAGCTGACCTCATCGTTGTGCTAGCCCATCTTGGGCAAGACGGCGACTATACCAGCCGCGCCCTCGCCCGCGACGTTCAAGGCATTGACCTAATCATTGACGGCCACAGCCACGATTTTGGTGCCATGCAAGTAGGGCGCACCCTCATTGTGCAAGCCGGTGAGTTTGGCAATCACTTAGGGCGTGTCGACGTTGTGTTTGACCAGAGCGGCGTGCGCATGTCTAACGGCTTGATTGAGGCCACCCAATCCACGGCCGTGGCCCAAGACGCCCGCGTGCTAGAAGTAATCAATCGCTACAACCAGCAGGTGAATGCTATTCACGCGCAGGTCATCGGCAGCACCACCGTGCGGCTCGAGGGCGACCGCGCAGTAGTTCGCACCGCCGAAAGCAATCTCGGGAACCTCGTGACTGACGCGATGCTGCGCGTTACCGGTGCCGATTTCGCAGTGACAAATGGCGGCGGCATTCGCGCGAGCATTCCTGCCGGGCAGGTTACGCGCCGTCACGTGTTTGACGTACTGCCCTTTGGCAACTTGGTTGTGACTCAGAAGATCAGAGGTGCGCAAGTCTTAGAACTGCTTGAGATTAGCGCTAGACTGTTGCCGGCACAAAACGGCGGCTTCCTGCAAGTAGCAGGCCTGACATACTCAATTGACTCTACGCGCGAAGCAGGTAAGCGCATTCACTCCGTGAAGGTGAAAGGGCAAGTCCTCCAACCAGATAAAGAGTACACTATGGCCACGAACGACTTCTTGGCCGCGGGCGGCGATGGGTACGCCCTATTGGCCGCTGTTCCCGTACATGCCGTCATGATGTCACTAGAGGAAGCCTTAGTTGAGCACATAGCTGCGCTCGGGGGCACAGTGTCGGCCGCTATCGAGGGACGCATAACTTTGGCCCCCATGCCGACCGTAGTGATGCTTCCGCCAACAGAGCCCAAACCAGAGACCCCGCCTACCCCATCCGTGCCACCCACCGCACAGCCTGTGGAGCCGGTAATCCATGTGGTCCAACCTGGAGATGTGCTATGGCGAATCGCCGCTAAACACAACACCACTTGGGAAGTGTTAGCTCGCCACAACAGGCTAAAGAACCCTCACCTCATTCTGCCTGGACAACGCCTGGTCATCCCGCCCGCCGCATAG
- a CDS encoding thermonuclease family protein — protein sequence MRHVTSRLAWRGAAWLLLTALALTVILVAACMRADAGAVNVVSVTDGDTIRVVLQGREEPVRLIGIDTPELRPRPTPFARQAHAHLRELLSRRRVWLEFDATERDRYGRVLAYVWLIPPGAARDPRVDMVNAAMVLAGWAEALEVRPNTKYAALFVALQNEAKAARRGRWRDTR from the coding sequence ATGCGGCATGTTACCTCACGCTTAGCTTGGCGAGGGGCGGCCTGGCTCTTGCTGACGGCATTAGCTTTGACGGTCATTTTAGTAGCCGCCTGCATGCGTGCAGACGCCGGGGCGGTGAACGTCGTGTCTGTTACCGATGGAGACACAATCAGAGTCGTACTGCAGGGCAGGGAAGAACCCGTGCGGTTAATAGGAATCGATACGCCAGAGCTCAGACCACGGCCTACGCCATTTGCACGCCAGGCACATGCCCATTTGCGGGAGCTTCTTTCACGACGCAGGGTTTGGCTGGAGTTTGATGCCACCGAGCGGGATAGATACGGGCGAGTGCTCGCCTACGTATGGCTTATACCGCCAGGGGCAGCAAGAGACCCGCGTGTAGATATGGTTAATGCGGCGATGGTACTGGCCGGGTGGGCGGAAGCGCTGGAAGTGCGGCCGAACACTAAGTATGCCGCGCTCTTTGTCGCGCTGCAAAATGAAGCGAAAGCCGCGCGCCGAGGACGGTGGCGGGACACGCGCTAG
- a CDS encoding urocanate hydratase produces MKRKPRAEDGGGTRARAGRFLALYSEVEYNLSAKQPERGSCVFKNETSAAVTIELDRVLPQYPEFVSGIRRAPHRGFSLSQSMTETALKNALRYVPKEWHEALAPEFLDELISRGRIYGYRFRPVGAIKAKPVHEYKGKCLEGKAFQVMIDNNLDFDVALYPYELVTYGETGRVCQNWMQYRLIKKYLEVLTQDQTLVIESGHPLGLFRSRPEAPRVIITNALMVGMFDNERDWDIAEQMGVANYGQMTAGGWMYIGPQGIVHGTFNTLLNAGRLKLGLKPEQDLRGVMFVSSGLGGMSGAQPKAMEIAGGVAVIAEVDYSRIETRHSQGWVGKVTGDLSEVFAWAGEALREGRPLSVAYHGNIVDLLAYAVENDIKIDLLSDQTSLHAVGGYCPQGITFAERTAMLRDDRTRFLKLVDESLRQHYRLVKALVERGTYFFDYGNSFLKAVFDAGVKEISRNGRDEKEGFVFPSYVEDIMGPELFDFGYGPFRWVCLSGDPLDLEKTDAAAMACIDPKRRAQDRDNYNWIRDAAKNKLVVGTKARILYQDAGGRLRIALKFNEMVRKGEVGPIMLGRDHHDTAGTDSPFRETANIRDGSNVMADMATQCFAGNAARGMSLVALHNGGGVGIGKAINGGFGMVLDGSARVDAILRAAMPWDVMGGVARRAWARNPNSIATCQAYNAENAGTDHITLPHVADDDLVARLVQTEFAKR; encoded by the coding sequence ATGAAGCGAAAGCCGCGCGCCGAGGACGGTGGCGGGACACGCGCTAGGGCAGGGAGGTTTCTAGCACTATACAGCGAGGTAGAGTATAATCTATCTGCAAAACAACCTGAGAGGGGCAGTTGCGTGTTTAAGAATGAGACTTCCGCTGCAGTTACCATTGAGCTTGACCGGGTGCTACCGCAGTATCCGGAGTTTGTGTCGGGCATTCGTCGCGCGCCACACCGCGGCTTTAGCTTAAGCCAAAGCATGACGGAGACCGCCCTGAAGAACGCTCTGCGCTATGTGCCGAAGGAGTGGCACGAGGCACTTGCGCCCGAGTTCCTAGACGAACTTATCTCACGCGGTCGAATTTATGGCTACCGCTTTAGACCCGTAGGCGCAATTAAAGCTAAGCCTGTTCACGAGTACAAAGGCAAATGCCTTGAGGGCAAGGCCTTTCAGGTGATGATTGACAATAACCTCGATTTTGACGTCGCGCTTTACCCCTACGAACTCGTTACCTACGGCGAGACGGGTCGGGTATGTCAAAACTGGATGCAGTATCGCCTTATAAAGAAGTATCTAGAAGTCTTAACGCAAGATCAAACGCTAGTCATTGAGTCCGGTCACCCGTTAGGCTTGTTCCGGTCGCGACCGGAGGCGCCTCGCGTGATTATAACTAACGCTTTAATGGTCGGCATGTTCGATAACGAACGCGACTGGGACATCGCCGAGCAGATGGGTGTCGCCAACTACGGTCAAATGACCGCCGGCGGCTGGATGTATATCGGACCGCAGGGTATCGTGCATGGCACGTTTAACACTTTGCTTAACGCGGGCCGCTTAAAGCTTGGCTTAAAGCCCGAGCAGGACCTCCGCGGCGTGATGTTTGTTTCGTCGGGACTCGGAGGCATGAGCGGTGCACAGCCGAAGGCAATGGAGATTGCGGGTGGGGTAGCCGTTATCGCCGAGGTAGACTACTCGCGCATTGAGACCAGGCACAGCCAGGGTTGGGTCGGAAAAGTCACTGGGGACTTAAGCGAGGTATTTGCGTGGGCAGGGGAGGCACTGCGCGAGGGGAGGCCGCTCTCGGTCGCCTACCACGGCAATATTGTCGACTTGCTGGCGTATGCGGTCGAGAACGACATAAAGATTGACCTGCTTTCCGACCAAACTTCGCTCCATGCGGTAGGGGGATACTGCCCGCAGGGGATAACCTTTGCCGAGCGTACGGCGATGCTTCGCGACGACCGCACGCGCTTTCTTAAGCTAGTAGATGAGAGCCTGCGTCAACATTATCGGCTGGTTAAGGCCCTAGTCGAGCGGGGAACGTATTTCTTCGATTACGGCAATTCGTTCCTTAAAGCCGTATTTGATGCCGGCGTGAAGGAGATATCGCGCAATGGCCGGGACGAAAAAGAGGGGTTTGTCTTCCCGTCCTACGTAGAAGACATCATGGGCCCCGAGCTTTTTGATTTCGGCTATGGGCCGTTTAGGTGGGTGTGCTTAAGCGGCGATCCTCTGGACTTAGAAAAGACAGATGCGGCGGCTATGGCCTGCATTGACCCCAAACGGCGGGCGCAAGACCGCGACAACTATAATTGGATTCGCGATGCAGCCAAGAACAAGCTAGTTGTTGGCACAAAAGCGCGCATCCTGTACCAAGACGCCGGTGGGCGCCTGCGCATTGCGCTTAAGTTTAACGAAATGGTGCGCAAGGGCGAAGTAGGCCCGATTATGCTCGGGCGCGACCACCACGACACAGCCGGCACGGATTCGCCGTTTAGAGAAACTGCCAATATTAGGGATGGCAGCAACGTGATGGCCGACATGGCCACGCAGTGCTTTGCCGGGAACGCGGCGCGCGGCATGAGCTTGGTGGCGCTGCATAACGGCGGCGGTGTGGGCATCGGCAAGGCCATTAACGGCGGCTTTGGCATGGTGCTTGACGGTAGCGCGCGCGTAGACGCCATTTTGCGTGCGGCGATGCCCTGGGACGTTATGGGCGGCGTAGCGCGCCGCGCGTGGGCGCGTAACCCTAATTCCATCGCCACATGTCAAGCCTATAACGCAGAGAACGCCGGCACCGACCATATTACACTGCCGCATGTAGCGGACGACGACCTGGTTGCGCGGCTGGTGCAGACGGAGTTTGCAAAGCGTTAG
- the nifJ gene encoding pyruvate:ferredoxin (flavodoxin) oxidoreductase, with the protein MVSRKVTIDGNTAAAHVAYAFSDVAAIYPITPSSNMGEMADEWAAGGKKNMWGQTVSVTELQSEAGAAGAVHGSLVAGGLTTTFTASQGLLLMIPNMYKIAGELLPTVFHVSARALATHALSIYGDHSDVMSTRHTGFAMLASASVQETMDLALVAHLATLRTKVPFLHFFDGFRTSHEVQKVSEISYEEMRSLVDMEAVRDFRDRAQNPEFPKQRGTAQNPDIYFQGREASNKYYLAAPNIVADVMRQVGELTGRHHQPFDYVGAPDATHVIVIMGSGAETVEETVNYLNARGEKLGVVKVRLYRPFSTEHFLKVVPASVTHLAVLDRTKEPGSLGEPLYQDVCTVYSELGMAKTIIGGRFGLGLKEFTPSMVKAVFDNLRLNSPKNHFTVGINDDVTFTSLPVTDHIDTTPPDVYRCKFFGLGADGTVGANKNSIKIIGDHTDLYAQGYFVYDSKKSGGITVSHLRFGSSPIKSPYLVGEADFIACHHPSFVGRYDLLQGIKRGGTFLLNSPWTTEEMDMKLPASLRHTIAARELKFYNLDAAKIAREVGQGGRINTIMQVAFFALTKVMDSTYATQLIKEAIKKTYGKKGEAVVEQNFAAVERALSALTRIDYPATWADTEPEAKETGKTEPPFISDILRPMTALRGDELPVSAFSDDGVFPLGTSQHEKRGIALEVPVWNPETCIQCNQCAFVCPHAAIRPYLAQPAEVQTAPEALVGKPATNKELAGFEYFMQVSPLDCTGCGNCVDVCPTKVKSLTLTPLERVGQVELEKFEFLTALPEPNIDVKPTTVMNSQFKQPLFEYSGACAGCGETPYIKLLTQLFGDRMMIANATGCSSIYGGSAPSCPFTTNTAGHGPAWANSLFEDNAEFGYGMALAVAQKREKLAELLSTLAGESALSDELREACTAWVAGKQDADESRKQGDRIRALLPSALGAANDGLVATLREVEELSPYLTKKSIWVIGGDGWAYDIGFGGLDHVLASNVDINVLVLDTEVYSNTGGQSSKATPTGAIAKFATGGKRTHKKDLGRMMMGYGYVYVASICSGANRNQTLKAMLEAEQYPGPSLVIAYAPCIAHGIDMAKSQLEGKKAVECGYWPLYRYNPLLADENKNPFVLDFSKPTWNFREFLLGETRFMALNQQPEHIKEALLAQAERESRQRFANYLRWQADTIC; encoded by the coding sequence ATGGTTAGTCGTAAAGTTACTATTGACGGCAACACAGCGGCTGCACATGTCGCCTATGCTTTCAGCGATGTAGCTGCCATTTACCCCATCACGCCTTCGTCTAACATGGGCGAAATGGCCGATGAATGGGCGGCGGGCGGCAAGAAAAACATGTGGGGGCAAACTGTGTCAGTAACAGAGCTGCAGTCCGAAGCGGGAGCGGCGGGGGCGGTGCATGGCTCTTTGGTCGCGGGCGGGTTGACGACGACCTTTACCGCATCACAGGGGCTCTTGTTGATGATACCGAACATGTACAAGATTGCGGGCGAGCTCTTGCCCACGGTTTTCCACGTATCGGCGCGAGCCTTAGCTACGCATGCCCTCTCAATCTATGGCGATCATTCGGACGTGATGTCGACTAGACACACGGGTTTTGCCATGTTAGCTTCAGCTTCTGTCCAGGAGACTATGGACTTGGCCTTAGTTGCGCACCTAGCAACACTCCGGACCAAGGTACCTTTCCTGCACTTTTTTGACGGCTTCCGCACCTCGCATGAGGTTCAGAAGGTGAGCGAGATTAGCTATGAGGAAATGCGGAGCCTAGTAGACATGGAAGCGGTGCGTGACTTCCGTGACCGGGCCCAGAATCCTGAGTTTCCGAAGCAGCGCGGCACTGCTCAAAACCCAGACATCTACTTTCAGGGTCGCGAGGCGAGTAACAAGTACTACTTGGCGGCTCCGAACATTGTTGCAGATGTGATGCGTCAAGTAGGTGAGCTGACAGGGCGTCACCATCAGCCTTTTGACTACGTAGGTGCGCCAGACGCGACGCACGTTATAGTCATTATGGGTTCGGGTGCCGAGACGGTAGAAGAGACAGTTAACTACCTGAACGCTCGCGGCGAAAAGCTAGGCGTCGTTAAGGTACGTCTGTATCGACCCTTTAGTACTGAGCACTTCTTAAAAGTAGTACCGGCGAGCGTCACCCATCTAGCCGTGCTTGATCGCACCAAGGAGCCCGGGTCACTTGGCGAGCCGCTGTACCAGGACGTTTGTACTGTGTACTCGGAACTAGGCATGGCCAAGACCATTATCGGGGGACGGTTTGGCCTCGGGCTCAAGGAGTTCACCCCTTCTATGGTCAAAGCGGTGTTCGACAACCTCAGGCTGAACTCCCCTAAGAATCACTTTACCGTAGGAATAAACGACGACGTCACTTTCACCTCGCTGCCGGTGACCGACCACATCGATACCACGCCGCCAGATGTCTATCGCTGCAAGTTTTTTGGCCTAGGCGCGGACGGCACTGTCGGTGCCAATAAAAACTCTATTAAGATTATCGGTGATCATACCGACCTTTACGCCCAGGGCTACTTCGTATATGACTCCAAGAAGTCCGGCGGGATTACTGTCTCGCACTTGCGCTTCGGCAGTAGCCCCATCAAAAGTCCGTATCTTGTTGGCGAGGCTGACTTTATTGCCTGCCATCACCCCTCGTTTGTCGGGCGGTACGATTTGCTTCAGGGGATAAAGAGGGGCGGCACTTTCTTGCTTAACTCGCCTTGGACGACAGAAGAGATGGATATGAAACTCCCGGCTTCTCTCCGCCACACAATTGCCGCACGCGAGCTCAAGTTCTATAACCTTGACGCTGCCAAGATTGCGCGCGAAGTGGGGCAGGGGGGCCGCATCAACACAATTATGCAGGTAGCCTTCTTTGCCCTGACTAAGGTTATGGACAGCACGTATGCCACACAACTCATCAAAGAAGCCATTAAGAAGACCTATGGCAAAAAGGGTGAAGCCGTTGTGGAGCAAAACTTTGCTGCCGTAGAACGCGCGCTATCCGCCCTGACACGCATCGATTACCCCGCAACTTGGGCAGATACAGAACCAGAAGCCAAGGAAACAGGCAAGACAGAGCCGCCCTTTATCTCTGACATTCTTCGCCCCATGACGGCTCTACGTGGAGACGAGCTCCCTGTCAGTGCCTTTAGCGACGACGGAGTGTTTCCGTTGGGCACTTCGCAGCACGAGAAGCGCGGCATCGCATTAGAAGTGCCGGTCTGGAATCCCGAGACCTGCATTCAGTGCAACCAGTGCGCTTTTGTCTGCCCACATGCGGCAATTAGGCCTTATCTAGCGCAGCCCGCCGAAGTGCAAACCGCACCGGAGGCTCTAGTTGGCAAGCCTGCTACCAATAAAGAGCTGGCGGGTTTTGAGTACTTTATGCAAGTGTCACCGCTTGATTGCACGGGTTGCGGCAACTGCGTGGACGTATGCCCCACCAAGGTGAAGTCGCTGACTCTCACCCCACTCGAGAGGGTAGGGCAAGTTGAGCTAGAGAAGTTTGAGTTTCTCACCGCATTGCCCGAACCAAACATCGACGTAAAGCCAACCACCGTGATGAATAGCCAGTTTAAGCAGCCTCTCTTTGAATACTCGGGAGCCTGCGCGGGTTGCGGTGAAACGCCCTATATTAAGCTCTTAACCCAGCTCTTTGGCGACCGCATGATGATCGCAAACGCCACGGGCTGCAGCTCAATCTATGGCGGCAGCGCACCGTCATGCCCCTTCACCACCAATACCGCAGGGCATGGTCCGGCCTGGGCTAACTCGCTCTTTGAAGATAATGCTGAGTTTGGCTACGGTATGGCTTTAGCGGTGGCGCAAAAGCGTGAGAAGTTGGCCGAACTGCTCTCGACGCTAGCGGGGGAGAGCGCGTTAAGCGATGAACTGCGCGAGGCCTGCACAGCTTGGGTAGCAGGCAAACAGGACGCCGACGAATCGCGGAAGCAGGGGGACCGCATACGCGCCCTGCTGCCGTCTGCATTAGGTGCGGCAAACGATGGCCTTGTTGCGACACTGCGGGAAGTAGAGGAGCTTTCGCCGTATCTTACAAAGAAATCCATATGGGTTATCGGTGGCGACGGTTGGGCTTACGATATCGGCTTTGGCGGACTTGACCATGTCTTGGCCTCTAATGTCGATATCAACGTGCTCGTGCTCGATACAGAAGTGTACAGCAACACTGGCGGACAGTCCTCAAAAGCTACGCCTACCGGCGCAATCGCCAAATTCGCCACCGGCGGCAAGCGCACACACAAGAAAGACCTAGGCCGCATGATGATGGGCTACGGCTATGTCTATGTAGCCTCCATTTGCAGCGGGGCGAACCGCAACCAGACCCTAAAGGCTATGCTGGAAGCCGAACAGTACCCCGGTCCGTCACTAGTCATTGCCTATGCGCCTTGCATTGCGCATGGTATTGATATGGCGAAGAGCCAGCTTGAGGGCAAGAAGGCTGTGGAGTGCGGTTACTGGCCGCTGTACCGCTACAATCCACTACTCGCTGACGAAAACAAGAATCCGTTCGTACTCGACTTTAGCAAGCCGACCTGGAACTTCCGCGAGTTTCTCCTCGGGGAGACGCGCTTCATGGCACTTAATCAGCAACCCGAACACATCAAAGAAGCCCTGCTTGCCCAGGCTGAGCGCGAATCGCGCCAGCGCTTCGCCAACTACCTGCGGTGGCAAGCGGATACCATTTGCTAA